The DNA segment TTATTTCAAAGACATATCAAGAGTATGGATAGAACATATATATAGTAACTATATAGTAACTTTATAATAAGTATATAGTGACTTTATAGTGACTAATTAATAATATTAGAATACTTAGCAAACAATAAATATCCAATCAATATCTTTTACTTCAAATAATTATGCCCAAAGATTTCGTTCAATTACCATTCCACAATAATCAACCCCGAATATCATAATACGATTTTCAAAACATTGTATCTTTGTACTTTGACCAATAAAAACAATAAAATGAAACTCGTTTTTGCCACCAACAACAAAAATAAAATCCTTGAAGTCCAACAAATGCTTCCCTCCTCTATCGAAATCATTAGCCTGGAAAGCATTGGCTGCTTCGAAGAAATTCCCGAAACTGCTGATACCATCGAGGAAAATGCCATTATGAAAGCCAATTACGTGACCCAAAAATACGGATACGACTGCTTTGCCGACGACACTGGGCTAGAAGTGGATGCCTTAAACGGTGAACCTGGAGTCTTTTCTGCACGATATGCTGGCGAACAACGTAACTCCGATGACAACATGGACAAACTACTGGAAGCGTTAATTAACAAGACCGATAGAAATGCCCAATTCAAGACCGTAATTGCCCTAAATAGCAACGGACAACAACATCTTTTTACCGGAATTGCACGCGGCGAAATCACTTTGGAAAAAACAGGAAACCAAGGCTTTGGCTACGACCCCATTTTTCAACCGGAAGGATTTGAGGCGACTTTTGCGCAACTTTCACTCGAAGAAAAGGGCGCCATCAGCCATCGTGGCAAGGCTACAGCACAACTCATAGGCTTTCTAAAAAACTAACTATTTGATTTTCAAATAACAATAAAATGGTAAATCTAAATTACCCATTAGATTTTCTCGTTTATTCGACGTACCTTTGCGCCAAATTTTAAAAACATATATGAATAAATTTGAACAATTAGGATTGAGTGAATCGCTACAGCGTGCGATTATCGATCTAGGATTTGAGAATCCGACCGAAGTACAGGAGAAAGCGATTCCCCTATTATTGGAACAAGACACAGATTTAGTTGCGTTGGCTCAGACAGGGACAGGGAAAACGGCAGCTTTTGGTTTTCCAGTCATTCAAAAAATTGATGCCGACAACAGAAATACACAGGCGTTAATCTTATCACCTACCCGCGAACTATGTTTGCAGATTACAAACGAACTTAAAAACTACTCAAAATACGAAAAAGGTATTAATGTAGTGGCTGTTTATGGTGGAGCGAGTATTACAGAACAGGCTAGAGACATCAAAAGAGGTGCGCAAATTATTGTGGCTACTCCAGGTAGAATGCAGGACATGATTAACAGGGGATTGGTAAACATCTCTCAAATTAGTTACTGTATTCTTGACGAGGCAGACGAAATGTTGAATATGGGCTTCTACGAAGACATCGTAAACATTCTTTCTACCACGCCAGACGAAAAAAACACATGGTTATTCTCGGCTACGATGCCAGCAGAAGTAGCTCGAATTGGAAAACAATTCATGACCAACCCAGTTGAAATTACTGTTGGTACCAAAAACTCGGGTTCAGCGACCGTTTCTCACGAATTTTACTTGGTAAATGCCCGTGACCGTTACGAAGCTTTGAAAAGATTGGCCGATGCTAATCCAGACATTTTCTCTGTAGTTTTTTGTAGAACCAAACGTGACACACAAGCTGTTGCCGAAAAATTAATCGAAGACGGATACAGCGCTGCCGCTTTGCACGGAGATTTATCTCAAGCGCAACGTGACGGGGTTATGAAATCGTTTAGAGGTCGTCAAATCCAAATGCTTGTGGCTACTGACGTTGCTGCTCGTGGAATTGACGTTGACAACATTACCCACGTGGTAAATTACCAACTTCCTGACGAAATAGAAACTTACAATCACC comes from the Flavobacterium limnophilum genome and includes:
- a CDS encoding non-canonical purine NTP diphosphatase, with the protein product MKLVFATNNKNKILEVQQMLPSSIEIISLESIGCFEEIPETADTIEENAIMKANYVTQKYGYDCFADDTGLEVDALNGEPGVFSARYAGEQRNSDDNMDKLLEALINKTDRNAQFKTVIALNSNGQQHLFTGIARGEITLEKTGNQGFGYDPIFQPEGFEATFAQLSLEEKGAISHRGKATAQLIGFLKN
- a CDS encoding DEAD/DEAH box helicase, which codes for MNKFEQLGLSESLQRAIIDLGFENPTEVQEKAIPLLLEQDTDLVALAQTGTGKTAAFGFPVIQKIDADNRNTQALILSPTRELCLQITNELKNYSKYEKGINVVAVYGGASITEQARDIKRGAQIIVATPGRMQDMINRGLVNISQISYCILDEADEMLNMGFYEDIVNILSTTPDEKNTWLFSATMPAEVARIGKQFMTNPVEITVGTKNSGSATVSHEFYLVNARDRYEALKRLADANPDIFSVVFCRTKRDTQAVAEKLIEDGYSAAALHGDLSQAQRDGVMKSFRGRQIQMLVATDVAARGIDVDNITHVVNYQLPDEIETYNHRSGRTGRAGKLGTSIVIVTKSEIRKISSIERIIKQKFEEKTIPSGIEICEIQLLHLANKIKDTEVDHEIDNYLPAINSVLEGLSKEELIKKMVSVEFNRFINYYKKTRDLSSQSSGSERRDDREPRENNNGGATRYFVNIGSRDNFDWMSLKDYLKETLDLGRDDVFKVDVKEGFSFFNTDPEHTDKVMEILNNVQLEGRRINVEISKNDGGGRRDHNGRSSGGFGGGRSSAPRREGNFAPRREGGFRSDRGSAPREGGFGGRSESRSSAAPRTGGFSDRAPRSSEAPRRDGGSSERPARRSESFGDAPRERRPRRS